The Chryseobacterium phocaeense genome includes the window CACTTACAAATCTTTTACAGAAAAATACCGCCAGCAGGCAAATTGGGATATTTATCAGGAAAATAAGCCTCCAGGATTCTTCCATGATGGTCACCGATGAAAAATATCCTCCCAGAAACTGTCCTGAAATAGTTCCCGCTCCAATGGTAATTCCATACCAGCCCATAGCTTTTGTCCTCTCCTCATGCCCGCTAAAAAGGATCTGTATCATCGAAAGCACCTGCGGAGACATCAGCGCAGCACAGATTCCCTGGATAAAACGGGCAACGACGAGCAATACGGCTCCGCATGAAATACCGCATGCAGCAGAACTCAGCATAAAGAAAACCAGCCCTGTCATAAAGATTTTTTTTCTTCCATACAGATCCCCCAGCCTTCCGCCTGTAATCAGAAATGAAGCAAAGCCTATAAGATAGGACGCAATCATCAGCTGCATCTCTCCGTTTGAAGCATGAAGATCCCTTTGAATGGATGGTATGGATACATTGATGATGAAAATATCCATGATGGTAAGGAACTGGCCCGATAATATCACCAGCAGTTTAAGATATTTGGAATTCATTTTTATATAGATATATCTATTTTTAACTGATTAAAAAAATTAAGGCAATTGCGCCTCAATCATTTTTCGGATCTGATCAAAAGAAGTGGTATTCTTTTGAATGGTAGACGTCACAACTGCACCTTCAATCAGCAGAAAAATATTTTCCGTTGTTAAATTCACATCAATATGAGTATGATTTTCTGCAAATTGTTCCACCATTTCCCGGATCATTTTCTTCTGTCTGTCTTTATGCTGTTTTACAAAATCAGAAATGACAGGGCTACTTTCCCCTGTTTCCGAAATAATTTTAATGAAATGGCATCCTGCAAACTCTGAAGACTGCTGCAGCGTTTTACGATAGTCTATCAGGGACAAAATCTTTTTCCTGCTATCTGAAATGTTGGCGGAAAATTCATCAAACCCTTTGAACCATTCTATTTCTTCTTTGGCAAGGTAAGCCAGAAGAAGGTCGTTCTTGGATGAAAAATGATTATACAGAGACCCTATGGCAATATCTGCCTCAGCAATGATCTGGTTAATCCCTGTGGAATTAAAGCCCTGTCTGTAAAAAAGGTCCGAGGCAACCCTGATGATTCTTTCCTGTACTTTTTCCTTTTTCATTCTTAATTTTTTACAAATGTAGACAAAAAATAGATAAGTCTATCTATTTTATTTCAACCTGAAATCATTTAACTTTATCTTTTAAATCTAAAGATTATGTTTAGAACTTTCTTCCTGTTCTTTTGTTTATTTTTGTTAGTGATCAACTTATCCTGCCAACCATCTAAAAAAGAAATTATGTTACCCTCCAACCCTGCCGTATATTTTGAGATTCCTGTTAACGACATGAAACGGGCCGAAAAGTTTTATAGCCATGTATTTGGCTTTTCGTTTGAAAAAGAAATGATTGACGGATATGAAATGGCCCTGTTCCCGTTTGAAGAAAAAAACAGCGGGATCACGGGAGCTTTGGCAAAAGGAGATGTCTATAAACCCACAAAGGATGGGGTCATTATTTATCTTAAAACCACAGATATTGATGAAAGTTTATCAAAAGTGCTGAATCGTGGCGGCAAGACGCTGTACCCTAAAAAAATTAATGAAAAATACGGCTTTGCAGTAGCAGAATTTGAGGATTCCGAGGGAAACAGGATTGCCCTTCATGAGACGCTCGACAACCCATAAAGTATATTGCTCTAAAAAAGAAATCCGGAGAAGCATGTTTTCCGGATTTCTACAACATCACTTATACGGCTTAACTATTCTTTTATAATTTTCTGTGAAATAATCAGTGTCTTATCTTCTGTTATGTTTAACATGTAAGTTCCGGACGGAAGGTTGTTGGTATGAACAAGAAGTGCATCAGGTTTCAGCCTTTCGAATCCGGCAGCAATCAATTTTCCAGACATATCATAAATATTGACATCAATTTTCCCGGAAAAATTCTGCTTACCCTTAATGACAAATTCGCTTTGAAATGGGTTAGGGTAAATCCCAAAATGCCTCTCCTGTGCCTTAATTTCGGCTACTCCTAACACTGTCTTGTTCAACGTCCATGTTATATTGGTAAAATGGACTGTGTGATGATTATCTACTTTGACCAAAGTAGTGTTATCGGTTACAGAGAAAAGCAGAGTATTGGTACCGGTGTTCAACTGTCCTGGTGAAATAGTTATTGAATTTCCGGTGGCTGCCAGCATAGTTCCGTTTAGCTTCCATGAATTTACAAGCGTATTGGGGATTGGCAGGATTTCGTTCACTGTAAAAGTAACATTGGAATTTCCGTCTACCGCTGTGCTATTGGTTGGTGTATAAGATTCAATGGGTGAAACCAGTGAATGTATCTTCTCAATAATTGTTTCTCTGCACACAGCGCAAAATTGTCTGTTAAGGAATCTCATTTCACAATTTTGATGAGGCCTGTACCATGTGTTATCTTCCGGAAACGGATAGATCCCAACTCCATCGGTACCTACCCAATTCTTCCATTTTACAGTTGCAGGATTAGAATTTTGTGTTTTATTATGACTTTCACCTGTAGTTATCCAGTATTCATCGGCAAGCCTTCCAAATGAGTGTCCCAATTCGTGGACGAGAATCTCATTTGATGAATTATTAAGCGAGGCAAATGCATAAGCTCCTCCACATCCTCCATACTGGGTAGAATTACTCAGAATATAAGCAACATCGTAGTCCGGAACATTGGCAGACAAAACCTGTCCTACTTTTGTGTTGTTACCATACATACATCTATGAGTTCCACCTATGTCAAAAGAAGAGCCCAGAAAGTTATTCGGGTTAGATACGGGAAATATAGGCTCTGCACTGTTTGCTGCCGTTCCCGGATGTTTCACTCCACTCTCCGCAGAAATCACCTTTACTGCATATACATTAAAATAATTTTTATACTCCAGATAAGGACTCTTATTAAAAAGATAATTCATTGAAGCCTGCGCAGAGGTGATGAATTCTGTTTGTTGCACATCTGTAAACCCATCTCCTAAAATAACCATATTAATACGCTTATCATTCGCACCGTTTTGTAATAAAGGCAGTGTTTCAAAGGTTTGTGAATAGCACAAGACACCAGACAACATCAGCAATACAATTTTTTTCATCATTAAAGGTTTTGATTAAATAACAGTCTTTTCCCCATCAGGGTTATTTTCTCAATTTTTACCCCAGCAATTTCTTTTGTATAGGAAAACCTTACATTGAATTCTGCCTTTTGCAAGGATAATTTCTTTCTGCTGATCTTATCTTCGTACACTTCCATTTCGGGATTCAGCGGATCTTCCAAATGCTGCTTTACAACTTCTTTGCCATCCGGTCCTAGTAAAGAGATAATATAATCTCCTTCTTTAAGACTGTTTTCATCACAGTCCTCAATATTTTTCAGCTTACCATTTGCAATTTTTTTTTCTTCAAGAGTGAATGCTTCCATTCCCAAAGGATCTTTCTCTACTTTAAAGAAAAGATACAGAATCTGAGGCCCGTTCTCCGGCTGTCCGCAGTTTTCCCTACGAACTCCAGAACTGCTTATATGCAGGAAAATATTGCATATAATACAGGAAAAAATAAAAAAACTATATCTTTTTTTCATGATGTATACAATTAGATTGTTTATATTAAGTAAATCAATTCCAAAAAATGGATCTTAAAACATATACTCTTATCATTCAATTTTGTTGTAAAGCAAATAAAACACAGTCTAAAACAATAAAAAAAAACGTTACAAAATGTTAACTAATATTACTTATGACAAACAAAAATATTATCTCAAACAAAATAACACACTAAATAACAGTTAGTTAAATTTTAAAACCTGTTAATTTCAAGACTCTTACATAAAATTCTATTTTACCTGC containing:
- a CDS encoding TetR/AcrR family transcriptional regulator, which encodes MKKEKVQERIIRVASDLFYRQGFNSTGINQIIAEADIAIGSLYNHFSSKNDLLLAYLAKEEIEWFKGFDEFSANISDSRKKILSLIDYRKTLQQSSEFAGCHFIKIISETGESSPVISDFVKQHKDRQKKMIREMVEQFAENHTHIDVNLTTENIFLLIEGAVVTSTIQKNTTSFDQIRKMIEAQLP
- a CDS encoding VOC family protein, whose translation is MLPSNPAVYFEIPVNDMKRAEKFYSHVFGFSFEKEMIDGYEMALFPFEEKNSGITGALAKGDVYKPTKDGVIIYLKTTDIDESLSKVLNRGGKTLYPKKINEKYGFAVAEFEDSEGNRIALHETLDNP
- a CDS encoding M64 family metallopeptidase; the protein is MMKKIVLLMLSGVLCYSQTFETLPLLQNGANDKRINMVILGDGFTDVQQTEFITSAQASMNYLFNKSPYLEYKNYFNVYAVKVISAESGVKHPGTAANSAEPIFPVSNPNNFLGSSFDIGGTHRCMYGNNTKVGQVLSANVPDYDVAYILSNSTQYGGCGGAYAFASLNNSSNEILVHELGHSFGRLADEYWITTGESHNKTQNSNPATVKWKNWVGTDGVGIYPFPEDNTWYRPHQNCEMRFLNRQFCAVCRETIIEKIHSLVSPIESYTPTNSTAVDGNSNVTFTVNEILPIPNTLVNSWKLNGTMLAATGNSITISPGQLNTGTNTLLFSVTDNTTLVKVDNHHTVHFTNITWTLNKTVLGVAEIKAQERHFGIYPNPFQSEFVIKGKQNFSGKIDVNIYDMSGKLIAAGFERLKPDALLVHTNNLPSGTYMLNITEDKTLIISQKIIKE